A single window of Mycolicibacterium aurum DNA harbors:
- a CDS encoding 3-beta-hydroxysteroid dehydrogenase, whose product MSDATLQTELGRVLVTGGSGFVGANLVAELLDRGLEVRSFDRVPTPLPGHPRLEVLVGDITNIEDVAAAVGTGAGRADTVIHTAAVIDLMGGGSVTEEYRQRSFAVNVTGTQNLVREAQKAGVQRFVYTASNSVVMGGQPISGGDETLPYTDRFNDLYTETKVVAEKFVLSQNGVSGMLTCSIRPSGIWGRGDQTMFRKVFESVLAGHVKVLVGSKDIKLDNSYVHNLVHGFILAAQHLVEGGTAPGQAYFINDGEPINMFEFARPVVEACDQPFPTFRVPGRLVWFAMTLWQFLHFRFGLPKPLLEPLAVERIYLDNYFSIAKAERDLGYRPLFTTEQALKQCMPYYVELFHRMKADAAQPAVSAAAPVPPKG is encoded by the coding sequence GTCCGCTCGTTCGACCGGGTGCCGACTCCCCTGCCCGGACATCCGCGTCTTGAGGTGCTCGTGGGAGACATCACCAACATCGAGGACGTCGCCGCCGCCGTCGGCACCGGTGCGGGCAGGGCGGACACCGTCATCCACACCGCGGCCGTCATCGATCTGATGGGCGGAGGCTCGGTCACCGAGGAGTACCGGCAGCGCAGCTTCGCCGTCAACGTGACCGGCACCCAGAATCTCGTGCGCGAGGCGCAGAAGGCGGGCGTGCAGCGCTTCGTCTACACCGCGTCCAACAGTGTGGTGATGGGCGGCCAACCCATCTCCGGCGGCGACGAGACCCTGCCGTACACCGATCGGTTCAACGATCTGTACACCGAGACCAAGGTCGTGGCCGAGAAGTTCGTGCTGTCCCAGAACGGCGTATCGGGGATGCTCACCTGCTCGATCCGACCCAGCGGCATCTGGGGTCGCGGCGATCAGACGATGTTCCGCAAGGTCTTCGAAAGCGTGCTCGCCGGACATGTGAAGGTGCTGGTGGGCAGCAAGGACATCAAGCTCGACAACTCGTACGTCCACAACCTGGTGCACGGATTCATCCTCGCCGCGCAGCACCTGGTCGAGGGCGGGACCGCGCCCGGCCAGGCGTACTTCATCAACGACGGCGAGCCGATCAACATGTTCGAGTTCGCGCGGCCGGTGGTGGAAGCCTGCGACCAGCCGTTCCCGACGTTCCGCGTGCCCGGACGTCTGGTGTGGTTCGCCATGACCCTCTGGCAGTTCCTGCACTTCCGGTTCGGGCTGCCCAAGCCGCTGCTGGAACCGCTTGCGGTGGAACGGATCTACCTCGACAACTACTTCTCGATCGCCAAGGCCGAGCGTGACCTGGGCTATCGGCCGCTGTTCACCACAGAGCAGGCGCTGAAGCAGTGCATGCCCTACTACGTCGAGCTGTTCCACCGGATGAAGGCCGACGCGGCTCAACCCGCGGTGTCGGCCGCTGCCCCGGTGCCGCCGAAGGGCTGA
- a CDS encoding alpha/beta fold hydrolase, with product MSQFHSIDHGGARIHYLDSGGDGKGAPVVFVPGFTCVADDYTEILPALGRRTLVVELRGRGRSTAPDGPFDSDALAGDVGAVVDAITTGPVHLMTFSRGTPYALLWALANVERVRSVAIGDYVPEEIELPDDVIVGLLDGRWRGTPVSERVDRDAAVAILRSARTQSFWEPLAHWQPPLLVVRSPSTPVVDDAAWSRYRSLFPGATLHEFADSPHDIFRPERGRYPSLVREHVDGVDAQRHSR from the coding sequence ATGTCGCAGTTCCACTCCATCGACCACGGTGGCGCTCGCATCCACTACCTCGATTCGGGTGGGGACGGCAAAGGCGCTCCCGTCGTCTTCGTGCCCGGCTTCACCTGTGTCGCCGACGATTACACCGAGATACTGCCGGCGCTCGGTCGGCGGACCCTCGTCGTGGAGCTCCGCGGCCGCGGACGCAGCACGGCACCCGACGGACCGTTCGACTCGGACGCCCTCGCCGGCGACGTCGGCGCGGTGGTCGATGCAATCACCACGGGTCCGGTACATCTGATGACGTTCTCGCGGGGGACGCCGTACGCCCTGCTGTGGGCCCTTGCGAATGTCGAGCGCGTGCGGTCCGTCGCGATCGGCGACTACGTACCCGAGGAGATCGAGCTTCCCGACGACGTCATCGTCGGCCTGCTCGACGGGCGTTGGCGCGGGACTCCGGTGAGCGAGCGCGTCGATCGCGACGCCGCGGTCGCCATATTGCGGTCCGCCCGCACGCAGTCCTTCTGGGAACCGCTGGCGCACTGGCAGCCTCCGCTGCTGGTCGTTCGCAGTCCGAGCACCCCGGTGGTCGACGACGCGGCCTGGTCCCGGTACCGCAGCCTGTTCCCGGGCGCGACACTGCACGAGTTCGCCGACTCGCCGCATGACATCTTCAGGCCCGAGCGGGGCCGGTATCCGAGCCTGGTGCGCGAGCACGTCGACGGTGTCGACGCCCAACGACATTCTCGATGA
- a CDS encoding arylsulfatase, giving the protein MPDGKPNILVIWGDDIGITNLSCYSDGLMGYRTPNIDRIAQEGMRFTDSYGEQSCTAGRAAFISGQSVYRTGMSKVGVPGSDIGWAADDPTIAELLKPLGYATGQFGKNHFGDRNKHLPTVHGFDEFFGNLYHLNAEEEPENPDYPSEDQFPRMYAAARPRGVIRSWATDDVSDEPDDPRWGPVGKQRIEDTGPLNRKRMETIDDETTEACVDFIRRKVDDGTPFFVWMNMTHMHVFTHTKAESIGQAGRWQSPYHDTMIDHDRNVGQILDAVDELGIADDTIVIYSTDNGPHANTWPDGATTPFRSEKNTNWEGAFRVPEMIRWPGKIAPGSISNEIVQHHDWLPTFLAAAGDPDIVEKLKKGHKAGADGDTEYKVHIDGFNLLPYLTGADEKSPRQGFIYFSDDGDVLGLRFDNWKVVFQEQRCQGTLAVWAEPFTPLRVPKLFNLRTDPFERADITSNTYYDWMIRRAFLVFYASVIVTQFLESFKEFPPRHPPASFTIDQALEKLHEFLAKD; this is encoded by the coding sequence ATGCCGGACGGAAAGCCCAACATTCTCGTCATCTGGGGTGACGACATCGGAATCACCAATCTCAGCTGCTACAGCGACGGACTCATGGGCTATCGCACCCCGAACATCGATCGAATTGCCCAAGAGGGTATGCGTTTCACCGACTCGTACGGTGAGCAAAGTTGTACTGCGGGTCGTGCCGCATTCATCAGTGGTCAAAGTGTCTACCGCACCGGAATGAGCAAAGTCGGGGTGCCGGGTTCTGACATCGGTTGGGCCGCTGACGATCCCACCATCGCCGAGCTTCTCAAGCCGCTCGGCTACGCCACGGGCCAGTTCGGCAAGAACCACTTCGGCGACCGCAACAAACATCTACCGACGGTCCACGGGTTCGACGAGTTCTTCGGCAACCTCTACCACCTCAACGCCGAGGAAGAACCCGAGAACCCCGACTACCCGTCCGAAGATCAGTTCCCGCGCATGTACGCAGCGGCGCGTCCGCGTGGCGTGATCCGAAGCTGGGCAACCGACGACGTCTCGGACGAGCCGGACGATCCCCGGTGGGGCCCTGTGGGCAAGCAACGGATCGAGGACACCGGACCGCTGAACAGGAAGCGGATGGAGACGATCGACGACGAGACGACCGAAGCGTGCGTCGACTTCATCAGACGCAAGGTCGACGACGGCACGCCATTCTTCGTGTGGATGAACATGACGCACATGCACGTGTTCACCCATACGAAGGCGGAGAGCATCGGACAGGCCGGGCGCTGGCAGTCGCCCTACCACGACACGATGATTGACCATGACCGCAACGTCGGTCAGATTCTGGATGCCGTCGACGAACTCGGAATAGCCGACGACACGATCGTCATCTACTCCACGGACAACGGTCCGCACGCCAACACCTGGCCCGACGGCGCCACGACACCCTTCCGCAGCGAGAAGAACACCAACTGGGAGGGCGCCTTCCGGGTGCCCGAGATGATCCGCTGGCCGGGTAAAATCGCGCCCGGTTCGATTTCGAACGAGATTGTGCAGCATCATGATTGGCTGCCGACATTTCTCGCCGCAGCCGGTGACCCCGACATCGTCGAGAAACTGAAGAAGGGGCACAAGGCCGGTGCCGACGGTGACACCGAATACAAGGTGCACATCGACGGCTTCAACCTGCTCCCCTACCTGACCGGAGCCGACGAGAAGAGTCCACGTCAGGGATTCATCTACTTCTCCGACGACGGCGATGTACTCGGGTTGCGGTTCGACAACTGGAAGGTGGTCTTCCAGGAGCAGCGCTGCCAGGGCACACTCGCGGTGTGGGCCGAGCCGTTCACACCGCTGCGGGTACCCAAGCTGTTCAACCTGCGCACCGATCCGTTCGAACGGGCCGACATCACGTCGAACACCTACTACGACTGGATGATCCGACGCGCCTTCCTCGTCTTCTACGCCAGCGTGATCGTCACGCAGTTCCTGGAATCCTTCAAGGAGTTTCCCCCGCGACACCCACCGGCGAGTTTCACCATCGACCAAGCGTTGGAAAAGCTGCACGAGTTCCTGGCGAAGGACTAG
- a CDS encoding HAD family hydrolase, translating into MLDTWNDGPTKSAIVDFVDRVTGDGPDFVAPEERVAVFDNDGTLWCEKPMYIQLDFIVRRLVAKAATDTALAAQQPYRAAVAGDLNWFGGAITKHYQGDDSDLKVLAGAVMSLHQSMRVEDHAGLVNAFFTEAAHPTLGRPYLSCVYTPMVDLMRYLEAHHFVCYIVSGGGRDFMRPITGTIYGIPPERVVGSSQGLKFDGRDGHGDLLIQPALDVFDDGPEKPVRIWNRIGRRPILSAGNSNGDDEMLMYSGRPGQAALRLLVRHDDAEREFDYLAGAERALQHAGEFGWSVVSMKNDWVTVFSD; encoded by the coding sequence ATGCTCGACACCTGGAACGACGGCCCCACGAAGTCGGCGATCGTCGACTTCGTGGACCGTGTCACCGGCGACGGCCCCGATTTCGTCGCGCCCGAGGAGCGTGTGGCGGTCTTCGACAACGACGGCACGCTGTGGTGCGAGAAGCCGATGTACATCCAGCTCGACTTCATCGTCCGCCGACTGGTCGCCAAGGCCGCCACCGACACCGCACTCGCGGCGCAGCAACCTTACCGCGCGGCGGTCGCAGGTGACCTGAACTGGTTCGGCGGCGCCATCACCAAGCACTACCAAGGTGATGACTCCGACCTGAAAGTTCTTGCCGGCGCGGTGATGTCGTTACACCAGTCGATGCGCGTGGAAGACCATGCGGGGCTGGTGAACGCCTTCTTCACCGAGGCTGCCCATCCCACGCTGGGCAGGCCATATCTGAGCTGCGTATACACACCCATGGTGGACCTGATGCGGTACCTGGAAGCGCATCACTTCGTCTGCTACATCGTCTCCGGCGGCGGACGTGACTTCATGCGACCGATCACCGGGACCATCTACGGCATTCCGCCGGAGCGTGTTGTCGGCAGCTCCCAGGGCCTGAAGTTCGACGGCAGGGACGGCCACGGCGATCTGCTGATCCAGCCGGCACTCGACGTCTTCGACGACGGCCCGGAGAAGCCCGTGCGTATCTGGAATCGTATCGGTCGCCGACCGATCCTGTCCGCGGGAAACTCCAACGGTGACGACGAGATGCTGATGTACTCCGGCCGCCCCGGCCAGGCTGCCCTGCGGTTGCTGGTCCGCCACGACGACGCCGAACGCGAATTCGACTATCTCGCAGGCGCCGAACGCGCACTGCAGCATGCAGGCGAGTTCGGCTGGAGCGTGGTGAGCATGAAGAACGACTGGGTGACCGTCTTCAGTGACTGA
- a CDS encoding formylglycine-generating enzyme family protein has protein sequence MTDRFAWIPAQTTVVGADNDYPEEGPAREVTVDGFGIQKYQVTNAEFAEFISATGYVTVAERPLRAEDYPGAPPENLQPGSMVFRRTAGPVDLRHLSQWWAWTPGACWDHPRGPRSTLRNRRNHPVVHVAFEDAAEFAQWAGHELPTEAEWEVAARGGLVGAVYTWGDEPEPAGSRLANYWHGEFPYLPDTGYGQTAPVGSFPPNGYGLFDMAGNVWEWTVDWYGPTRTDQPCCAADSYDPSQPQFAIPRKVVKGGSFLCADSYCMRYRPAARRPQMVDTGMSHIGFRCVTH, from the coding sequence GTGACTGACAGGTTCGCGTGGATCCCGGCCCAGACTACCGTGGTCGGGGCCGACAACGACTACCCGGAAGAGGGCCCGGCCCGTGAGGTCACGGTAGACGGCTTCGGGATTCAGAAGTATCAGGTGACCAACGCGGAGTTCGCCGAATTCATCTCGGCCACAGGCTATGTCACCGTCGCCGAGCGCCCGCTGCGCGCCGAGGACTACCCCGGCGCCCCGCCGGAGAACCTGCAGCCCGGTTCCATGGTGTTCCGGCGCACCGCCGGTCCGGTAGATCTGCGCCACCTCAGCCAGTGGTGGGCGTGGACGCCGGGTGCCTGCTGGGATCATCCCCGCGGGCCACGGTCGACGCTGCGGAACCGCCGGAATCATCCGGTGGTGCACGTGGCCTTCGAGGATGCCGCGGAGTTCGCTCAGTGGGCCGGCCACGAGCTACCTACCGAAGCCGAATGGGAGGTCGCAGCCCGGGGTGGGCTGGTCGGCGCCGTTTACACGTGGGGCGACGAGCCCGAACCCGCAGGGAGCAGGCTGGCCAACTACTGGCACGGCGAGTTCCCGTATCTACCCGACACCGGCTACGGCCAGACGGCACCTGTGGGCAGCTTTCCACCCAACGGCTACGGCCTGTTCGACATGGCCGGCAATGTCTGGGAATGGACCGTCGACTGGTACGGACCGACCCGGACCGATCAACCCTGTTGCGCCGCAGACAGTTACGACCCTTCTCAGCCGCAGTTCGCGATTCCCCGCAAGGTCGTCAAGGGCGGTTCGTTCCTGTGCGCGGACAGCTACTGCATGCGCTACCGACCCGCTGCCCGCCGGCCGCAGATGGTGGATACCGGGATGAGCCACATCGGCTTCCGCTGCGTCACGCACTAG
- a CDS encoding putative bifunctional diguanylate cyclase/phosphodiesterase has protein sequence MVERTSDRRWRWAWPWLWPPVVVTVGLAVLLIVDDGRPVVPVIDDLTILGLSTYTAACAALAARSAAGRIRIAWATMAVAVGAWAVADLIWFVCEYVLYVAPFPSPADLFYLASTVLAVPAVLAMAPFSDGSKRQTQLRIALDGITVALCTFLLAWLLALNHVYDTYRDDKFAMGLALLYPTADMVVLAVAVAVLARVEARQRGVVGLLVVAFVMMTITDSAFAYAVAEGSYDEASLIDIGWAVSLVLICAAALMSRRMPPPRTQTRSAPSNTALWAPYVPLLLAGTIGPPVIMAGLEQFVIPVIVVAVCLRQAVAAWENREWQRAADERALRDPLTGLANQNLFGDRLRHAMMLRTPYDRPVMVVELDLDDFKFVNDSVGHPAADELLKHAGERITACVRPGDTVGRLGGDEFGLLMEGDPDDSRRVLERVVATFDEPFTVDGQEVSIRVSVGVAVASPADLDVTAETLVKRAEMAVHAAKRSRSVRIRTFDAEIASAETDAVDTADVGTGRVPTAGAAKVRLLGELRRAIDNGDLRLVYQPKVDLHTGRVVGVEGLLRWPHPHLGLLSPDAFMPLIREHRLMQPVTDLVIVKVLDDAARWAAAGVQMPVAINLFAPSLHDTRLPAALRAASDARRLPPDLLTVEITEDLVLDDLDLVIGVLAQLREHEIRVAIDDFGSGYSALSYLRDLVIDEIKLDRPFIASVTTDHRAAAVVRAVIDLSHGLGMTVVAEGIEDSATACWLRDTGCDVGQGYLFGRPIEAAAVPELATVVSIV, from the coding sequence GTGGTAGAGCGGACTAGTGACAGACGGTGGCGTTGGGCATGGCCGTGGCTGTGGCCGCCCGTCGTGGTGACCGTCGGGCTCGCCGTGCTGCTGATCGTCGACGACGGCCGTCCGGTCGTGCCCGTCATCGACGATCTCACCATTCTCGGTTTGTCGACGTACACCGCCGCGTGTGCCGCGCTCGCCGCCCGGTCAGCGGCGGGACGCATCCGTATCGCCTGGGCGACGATGGCCGTGGCGGTGGGCGCATGGGCGGTGGCCGATCTCATCTGGTTCGTCTGCGAATACGTGCTGTACGTCGCGCCGTTCCCGTCGCCCGCGGATCTCTTCTACCTCGCCTCTACGGTGCTGGCCGTTCCCGCCGTGCTGGCGATGGCGCCGTTCAGCGACGGATCGAAGCGGCAGACACAACTGCGTATCGCCCTCGACGGAATCACTGTGGCGCTGTGCACGTTTCTGCTCGCCTGGCTTCTGGCGCTCAACCACGTCTACGACACCTATCGCGACGACAAATTCGCCATGGGGCTCGCCCTGCTGTATCCCACTGCCGACATGGTGGTTCTGGCGGTGGCTGTGGCGGTTCTGGCGCGGGTGGAGGCGCGCCAGCGAGGGGTCGTGGGACTGCTGGTCGTCGCGTTCGTCATGATGACGATCACCGACAGCGCCTTCGCGTACGCCGTGGCCGAGGGCAGCTACGACGAGGCCAGTCTCATCGACATCGGCTGGGCGGTGTCTCTTGTCCTGATCTGCGCGGCAGCGCTGATGAGCAGGCGGATGCCACCGCCGCGCACCCAGACCCGGTCGGCGCCGTCCAACACCGCGCTGTGGGCACCCTACGTTCCGCTACTGCTGGCGGGCACGATCGGACCGCCGGTGATCATGGCCGGGCTCGAGCAGTTCGTGATACCGGTGATCGTCGTCGCGGTCTGTCTCAGGCAGGCGGTGGCGGCCTGGGAAAATCGTGAATGGCAGCGGGCCGCCGATGAGCGGGCCCTGCGAGATCCGTTGACCGGCCTGGCGAACCAGAACTTGTTCGGTGATCGGCTGAGGCACGCGATGATGCTGCGGACGCCGTACGACCGCCCAGTGATGGTGGTGGAGCTCGACCTCGACGACTTCAAGTTCGTCAACGACAGCGTGGGGCATCCGGCGGCCGACGAGTTGTTGAAGCACGCCGGGGAAAGGATCACGGCGTGCGTACGGCCCGGCGACACCGTCGGCAGGCTCGGGGGAGACGAGTTCGGCTTGCTGATGGAGGGGGACCCCGACGATTCCCGTCGGGTTCTTGAGCGGGTGGTCGCCACGTTCGACGAACCTTTCACCGTGGACGGACAAGAGGTGTCGATCCGGGTCAGCGTCGGGGTCGCGGTGGCGTCACCGGCGGATCTCGACGTCACGGCCGAGACCCTGGTGAAGCGCGCCGAAATGGCCGTGCATGCTGCAAAGCGGTCGCGGTCGGTGCGAATTCGAACGTTCGATGCCGAGATCGCCTCCGCGGAGACCGATGCCGTCGACACAGCGGACGTCGGCACCGGCAGGGTGCCGACAGCGGGTGCCGCCAAAGTGCGGCTGCTGGGCGAACTGCGCCGCGCCATCGACAACGGCGATCTACGCCTGGTCTATCAACCCAAGGTCGATCTGCACACGGGGCGCGTAGTCGGGGTGGAGGGACTGCTGCGCTGGCCGCACCCGCACCTGGGTCTGCTGAGTCCGGACGCGTTCATGCCGCTGATCCGCGAGCACCGATTGATGCAGCCGGTGACCGACCTGGTGATCGTCAAGGTTCTCGACGACGCCGCGCGGTGGGCTGCGGCAGGGGTGCAGATGCCCGTTGCCATCAACCTGTTCGCACCCTCGCTGCATGACACCCGGCTCCCCGCCGCGCTCAGGGCAGCTAGCGACGCCCGGCGCCTGCCGCCCGATCTGCTGACCGTGGAAATCACCGAGGATCTCGTCCTCGACGATCTCGATCTGGTCATCGGGGTACTGGCACAGCTGCGTGAACATGAGATACGGGTCGCCATCGACGATTTCGGCAGCGGATACTCGGCGCTGTCCTACCTGCGCGATCTCGTGATCGACGAGATCAAGCTCGACCGTCCCTTCATCGCATCGGTGACCACCGACCACCGCGCCGCCGCGGTGGTCCGTGCGGTGATCGACCTGTCGCACGGCCTCGGGATGACGGTTGTCGCCGAGGGGATCGAGGATTCCGCGACGGCCTGCTGGCTTCGCGACACCGGCTGCGACGTCGGCCAGGGCTACCTGTTCGGCAGACCGATCGAGGCCGCCGCGGTGCCCGAGTTGGCGACCGTGGTGTCGATCGTCTAG
- a CDS encoding dihydrofolate reductase family protein, which produces MRKITASLFISLDGVTEDPEWHLPYFNDEMGQAVSAQLGAADTLLLGRVTYDSFAGAWPDREAEGGDDAAFAKIIGDARKIVVSRQALRFSWRNSEQLTGELVDGVTALKHQPGNDIAMSGSVSIVRQLLTAGLLDELHLLVHPIAVRSGERLFDEGEPIPLTLLRSNVFETGVLHLIYTRDTDAPTGGYDEAKTHLQ; this is translated from the coding sequence TTGCGAAAGATCACCGCAAGCCTGTTCATCTCGCTCGACGGTGTCACCGAGGACCCCGAATGGCACCTCCCGTATTTCAACGACGAGATGGGTCAGGCCGTGTCAGCTCAACTCGGCGCGGCCGACACCCTGCTGCTTGGTCGCGTCACCTACGACAGCTTCGCCGGCGCCTGGCCGGACCGCGAGGCCGAAGGTGGAGACGACGCCGCGTTCGCGAAGATCATCGGTGACGCCCGCAAGATCGTGGTGTCCCGCCAGGCGCTGCGGTTCTCGTGGCGCAACTCCGAACAGTTGACCGGCGAACTCGTCGACGGTGTCACCGCGTTGAAGCACCAGCCCGGCAATGACATCGCGATGAGCGGATCGGTGTCGATCGTCCGGCAGTTGCTGACCGCCGGGCTGCTGGACGAACTCCACCTTCTGGTGCACCCGATCGCGGTGCGCAGCGGTGAGCGGCTTTTCGACGAGGGCGAGCCGATTCCCCTGACGTTGCTGCGGTCCAACGTATTCGAGACCGGCGTCCTTCACCTCATCTACACACGCGACACGGATGCCCCGACCGGTGGCTACGACGAGGCGAAGACCCACCTGCAGTAA
- a CDS encoding SRPBCC family protein — MTEFKRSEFVFVSVPPDELYTLVSDVTRTGEWSPVCRACWWDDGDGPRVGAWFTGRNETPERTWETRSRVVAADPGREFAWEVNDGWVHWGYSLAPQGSGTQLTESWEFLPKGIAGFHERFGDAAEAEIEKRSEAARLGIPATLAAIKKTAESA, encoded by the coding sequence GTGACCGAATTCAAGAGATCCGAGTTCGTTTTCGTGTCTGTGCCGCCCGACGAGCTCTACACGCTGGTATCGGATGTGACCAGGACGGGCGAGTGGAGCCCCGTCTGCCGGGCCTGCTGGTGGGACGACGGTGACGGACCGAGGGTCGGTGCCTGGTTCACCGGTCGCAACGAGACGCCCGAGCGGACCTGGGAAACCCGCAGCCGGGTGGTCGCCGCGGACCCGGGGCGGGAGTTCGCCTGGGAGGTCAACGACGGCTGGGTGCACTGGGGATACTCGCTGGCGCCGCAGGGGTCGGGCACCCAGCTCACCGAATCGTGGGAGTTCCTCCCCAAGGGCATCGCCGGGTTCCACGAGCGGTTCGGGGACGCCGCCGAGGCCGAGATCGAGAAGCGCAGCGAGGCCGCGCGGCTCGGTATCCCCGCCACGCTTGCGGCGATCAAGAAGACGGCCGAAAGCGCCTGA
- a CDS encoding SDR family NAD(P)-dependent oxidoreductase, whose protein sequence is MSNGSEPVSRADRTAVVIGGASGIGWATARALAAEGCRVVVADLNADGARDRAAELGAAHAVVDVTDEDSVQRLFDGVGPLDIAVNCAGFSNVGLITEMPVADFRAVIDVCLNGAMIVAKHAGRHLRDGGSLVQISSLNGRQPAAGMSAYCAAKAGLSMLTQVAALEMGPRGIRVNAVAPGFVHTPLTAAAASVPGVVEDYVDNTALGRAGTPEDIANAVVYLCSPGSSWLTGEVLDINGGAHLKRYPDVMGHVMRLMEQSS, encoded by the coding sequence ATGAGCAACGGTAGCGAGCCGGTGTCGAGAGCAGACCGAACGGCCGTGGTCATCGGCGGCGCCTCCGGCATCGGGTGGGCCACCGCCCGGGCCTTGGCGGCCGAGGGATGCCGGGTGGTCGTCGCCGACCTCAACGCCGACGGCGCCCGCGACCGCGCCGCCGAGTTGGGTGCCGCGCACGCGGTGGTCGACGTCACCGACGAAGACTCGGTGCAGCGACTGTTCGACGGCGTCGGCCCGCTCGACATCGCGGTGAACTGCGCCGGCTTCAGCAATGTCGGTCTGATCACCGAGATGCCGGTCGCCGACTTCCGCGCCGTCATCGACGTATGCCTCAACGGCGCGATGATCGTCGCCAAGCACGCGGGCAGGCACCTGCGGGACGGCGGTTCCCTGGTCCAGATCAGCTCGCTCAACGGCAGGCAACCCGCGGCAGGGATGAGCGCGTACTGCGCCGCCAAGGCCGGTCTGTCGATGCTGACCCAGGTCGCGGCACTCGAGATGGGACCGCGCGGTATCCGGGTCAACGCGGTGGCTCCCGGCTTCGTGCACACGCCGCTCACCGCAGCCGCGGCGTCGGTTCCCGGCGTCGTCGAGGACTACGTCGACAACACCGCGCTCGGCCGTGCCGGTACCCCCGAGGACATCGCCAATGCCGTTGTGTACCTGTGCTCTCCGGGATCGTCATGGCTCACCGGTGAGGTGCTCGACATCAATGGCGGCGCACACCTGAAGCGCTATCCCGATGTCATGGGGCACGTCATGCGGCTGATGGAACAGTCCTCATGA
- a CDS encoding SDR family NAD(P)-dependent oxidoreductase, which yields MSFAGKHAIVTGGGSGIGAALCRALDLAGAHVLCTDIDERAAGDVVSTLGPRARAARLDVTDSAAVQSTVDDVVARSGRLDLLFNNAGIVWGGDTELLTLDQWNAIIDINIRGVVHGVAAAYPQMLRQGHGHIVNTASMAGLTAAGQVTSYVATKHAVVGMSMALRSEAVPRGVGVLVVCPAAVETPILDKGSVGGFVGRDYFLQAQGGKPYDADRLARDTLRAIEKNKAILVKPSVAHAQWLLARAAPTLMNRLAMRFVGDQRSRQVAGSPPGTVDTG from the coding sequence ATGAGCTTTGCCGGCAAGCACGCGATCGTGACCGGGGGTGGGTCCGGGATCGGTGCCGCGCTGTGCCGCGCGCTGGACCTCGCGGGCGCGCACGTCCTCTGCACCGACATCGACGAGCGCGCCGCCGGGGACGTCGTCTCGACCCTGGGGCCACGGGCCAGGGCCGCGCGTCTGGACGTCACCGACAGCGCTGCCGTGCAGTCGACCGTGGACGACGTCGTCGCCCGATCGGGGCGACTCGACCTGCTGTTCAACAACGCCGGAATCGTCTGGGGCGGTGACACCGAACTGCTGACCCTCGACCAGTGGAACGCGATCATCGACATCAACATCCGCGGGGTCGTGCACGGCGTCGCGGCGGCCTACCCGCAGATGCTGCGGCAGGGCCACGGTCACATCGTCAACACCGCGTCGATGGCCGGCCTCACCGCAGCGGGCCAGGTCACCAGCTACGTGGCGACCAAGCACGCCGTCGTCGGAATGTCGATGGCGTTGCGGTCCGAAGCGGTCCCGCGCGGGGTCGGTGTGCTGGTGGTGTGCCCCGCCGCCGTGGAGACCCCGATCCTGGACAAGGGTTCGGTCGGCGGTTTCGTCGGCCGGGATTACTTCCTGCAAGCCCAGGGCGGGAAACCCTACGACGCCGACCGACTGGCCCGTGACACGCTGCGCGCCATCGAGAAGAACAAGGCGATCCTGGTCAAACCGTCTGTGGCCCATGCCCAGTGGCTGCTGGCCAGGGCGGCTCCGACGCTGATGAACCGGCTGGCCATGCGCTTCGTCGGCGATCAGCGCTCGCGCCAGGTCGCCGGATCACCGCCGGGCACCGTCGACACGGGATAG